The DNA region GATGATAACTATTTGGCCAGATACATTGTCTCCAGAACCAACATCGTCCTAAAAGTGCTGGGCACTGCGCTAAGtgcttttttagttttctttcatttgactCTTAAGACAGCCCTTTGAGGTTATGACTATtaatatccacattttacaaaCGTGAAAACTGAGGCAAAATAGGGAGAGGTTAACCAGAAGAGGTGATCATGGACTCTGGAGTCTGATCTTCCCTAGCTGTTTGACCCAAGCCAAGTGACACCGCaacctgtgcctcagtttgttcctctgtaaaatggggacaatactttcaacttcacagagttgttgtgattATGAAATGAAGTACCTCAGGAAAACACTTAGCATGGGGACCCGGCAGGGAGTAATCCCTTAACAAAAGGTAGggtcttccctctcttccttccaaaGAGGGGGTTCCCAAAGGTTGAGACCCCTGCTTTTTGCATCCCACCTCCCTGAAATGCATCACATCACAAGGACTCAGGCTTGTTCTGTTAAATTGTTTAATATATTGGCACATGGGAAGCTGTAGCTGAGAACAAATCGAGACCAAACGTGGCATATGCCTCAGTTCTTCACTTAGCCTTGCCGGAAGGCTGGGGGTCTGGAAGACAGCTGGCCTGGGTGATGGTGTAGATACGAGAGGCTGAGGGCACCAGGGTCCCAGGCTTGGTGTGGCAGGCATTCTCTGTAGCGCAGCCCCGAGTAGCAAATATGACGCctgttgggggggaggggtttcAGACGGGAGTCAGGACTTCCAACCCCTCCCTCCTCATGACCCTGGGGTCATGCCCCTGCCACCTCCTCACCCAGTTCTCTGGACCCACTCTCTCCCCTAGAATCTGGAAGTATGAGCCTCCCGTTCTGGAAGCCTCCCTGTACCCTCCTCCAGAAATCTAGGTGCCCCTCACCAGTCTGCACTTTGCCAGCGCAGGTGATACAGTGGCTTTCCTGGCCAACACAGAGTACTTTCTTAGTTGAAGAGCATGTTTCCTTGAAGGGGCTGATGCAGGTAGGGCACTGGAGGCCATTCTCCGTACGATTGTTCTcgggagctggggaggagggtggagtgTAAGGTGTAAGGTACGTTAAACCCTTTCccaacctcacaacaaccctggggACACCGGTTGCTAATGGACACTGCATTTCACAGgcgaggaactgaggctcagagcaaggAAGATGCTTGCCAAAGGTTACAGCGCGGGTCAGTGGCGGGTGCTCACAGCAGGCTCTCAGGCGGGGCAGGAGGGGACTCCAGATGTGGGGCTGAGCTGGCACTTACTGGGCAGGGGATCGTGGTTGCAGACATCGCTCTGGCAGCAGCGTGTGTTGGACACCATGTAGTTCTCAGGGTCCATGGTGATGGAGACGAATCCTGAGCTGCAGGCGCTGGATTTCATGCAACCCTTATAGGTGTTCACCGACTGGTGGCCCTCTGCAGGATGGcgagggaggggagggctcaGGGGCCCTGGCCTGGACCCCGGCTTCCAGGTCTCTCCCAACCTTACAGCTGCCCCAGCCCGCTGCTGTCTACGGAGGTCTCTTCCAGCCCCCCAGAGTCATACCCCCTTATCTGCCTGGGGCAGGGTCTGGACTGTTTATTAGGTccgctccaccccaccccctccaggctTTGGTGGTCTCTTGCAGTTCCCATCGGCAAGCCCTGGTGCCTGCCTGAGTGGTCCCTTCCGCCCCACGCCACCCCACTGCCATCCTCTAAGGGTCACACCTGTAGTGGTCTTTTTCAGGCCGCCTTTGGCTATCCCCATGGCGGTGTGAAATGGTCTCTTCCAGCCTTTCGCCCTCCCCTGACCCTTGGAATCCCTTCCACCAAATGCTGCAATGCCACCCTCGCCCCCCCCACCCTGTAACACCCATATCCTTCTCTGTTTAACGTGGTCTCTTCCAGATTTCCCCAGGGTCACTCCCCAGACCTCCCACTGATGGTCTCTTGCTGCCCTCCTTGGCTACTCTCAGGTCTTGCCTGAAGTGTCCAGACTCCAcgggcttccccctccccctccccacagtaCGGTGGTCTCTTCCAACCCTAGGGTTTCCCCTCTTTACCCCACAGAAAggtgttttttcccccaacttcCTCCTGCGGTCCCAGGGTCCCATCTCCCTCCCATATACTCCTGGGTGGTCTCTTCAAGACTTTCAGGTCCTTCCCCCACCTGCCCACTCTTGCTAGGTGAGTAGGGCAGCGTGCAATCTTCTATCCCACTTTACACACCCCCTCCGGTTGGAATGGTTCCTTCCTACACTCAACGTGGGCCTTGCCTCCCGTCACATCCTTCCTTCTCCAGTCTCACGCCCTGCCCCACCATCTTCCTTTAACTAAGGGTTTCTGGGTCTCTTTCAGCTTTGAATGAACACCCCACCCCCCGTGGTTTCTTCCTTTGCTCCCCTTCTCCCCGATCCCCTCTCAGGTCTGGGACAGTTCCTGACATTTAAGTCTTGCCGCTCCTCTGCCATTGTACTCATATGTCTCCCCATTGCCGCAGCTCCACTTCTTCTTTGTGATAATTTGCTCCATACTTCAGGATTATCTTCCCTCTCCTGTCTGTTCTTTTATATCTCTCCCTCTACCCCAATATCATCTCTCCTCTTCTTGTCAGGAATGGTCTCTTCCAACCCGCATCCCTAGGGGATCCCTCCCGCCCCAAATGGTCAACCTGGTCACATTCCTTCCaacccaccccagccccttccttctcctctacaCGCCCCCCTCCACCTCTTGCATATTAGATTTTTCCCCTCTCGCgatttctctcttcccccttgTCCTTTCCTTTCCTAATCCCCTCCTGCCTAAGAAAGTCTCTGtatctgccccacccccaccccatcaacTCTTTGGAGTCTAATGTTCAGAAATCCCTGACAACAGTGGTTTCTGTCGTTCCATCGGATTCTCTTCCCTCCATCCACCCTGAGATtgcctttccctctttcctgcctGCTCACCACTGGAAGGTTCGTCCCTGCGCGTGCTGGTATCTGCTACCCCGAAAGCACAGCCCCCTGCCCAGGATCTGACGCCACGCCCTGCCCTCTTACTTCTGTTGGTGTGAGCCACGATGACCACGCAGGAGTCCTGGTCGGGGTCACAAGTTTGCACATTTCCACTGCACGTGGGTCCGGAGCCTGTACACACCTCACAGCTCAGTGGGTACCCTGCAGTGTAGAGAGCAGGGCTCTAGTCAAGGGTGGTGTGGTCTGCGGACCAAGACTTTGGACGGAGTCCAGAGGGGGATGCGGGGGGCGGtctgagggaggaaggaagggtatCTCCCTGATTGTTCTTGGGCGGGGCATTGGCGGCTGTCCAGGGAGCTGTCCGAAGCTCAGGCAGAGACGCGGTGGTGCTCCAGCAAAGCTGCTTTCAGGGGTGGGAAGCGACTCCACCAGGGAGCAAGTTTACCTAATTACAGGGCTGGGGACTTTGGACGCTAGGGCCCTCTGAGAAAgtttggggacagggaggggtCCTGGTGAAGGTTTCCATGGACTTTTGTGAAGCTTCAGGTAGAGCTGGTTCTCGGAAGTGAGATCCTCTTCCTTGTAGGTACCACGCGTAGGTCTTGTAGACAGTAGGAGCCCAGGCAGGGGTACCTGAGGCTGGGATCTTCATCCCAGGTCAAGAAGGGAGAGCGAGGACCAGGAGGGCAAGCGCATGGGCTCCTTGGTCCTGAGAGAGGAGGCAACTGGGGGCCCAGACACTGGGCAACTGCGTCCTGGGGAAGGTGGGGCTTGCCTGA from Balaenoptera musculus isolate JJ_BM4_2016_0621 chromosome 19, mBalMus1.pri.v3, whole genome shotgun sequence includes:
- the LOC118884514 gene encoding phospholipase A2 inhibitor and Ly6/PLAUR domain-containing protein-like; translated protein: MRLSTKPQTFLLASVLLCTLLGLGYPLSCEVCTGSGPTCSGNVQTCDPDQDSCVVIVAHTNRKGHQSVNTYKGCMKSSACSSGFVSITMDPENYMVSNTRCCQSDVCNHDPLPTPENNRTENGLQCPTCISPFKETCSSTKKVLCVGQESHCITCAGKVQTGVIFATRGCATENACHTKPGTLVPSASRIYTITQASCLPDPQPSGKAK